CTTCGCCTTtcctctttaaccaattgttccgtatgattccacaaagtgcgacgctcctcggtggtatgacctctctcccCGGTGATAATGGCAaggtggagattttggttgcgtctcaaagtgGTCTCCCCGCCATTTTATtcggccatttgaaaaaaggctcatgccttactTTCTCCAATAGCCGCCGCACCGGCTCCCCCGAAGACgcgtgttgaccacttgtgggggtatgtggcCACCGCCCggaaaaatcccgcgtaggcctattgttgttgtatcggtccgactccgaaatccctcctttcttgtgggataaccttcgccttgccttttccccGCTCGCtcgatcttcctcaacccttttgtactcgtcgatgcgatccatcggGCCGACGTACGCTTCTCTTGGCTTCTtcgtcaaggatttcctcaagtcatgctccgttggtaggccgaccttgaaggtccttatggccacatcgtcaaagtctccatcgatttcgttgaacatttcccaatatcggtcCGAATACGTTTTCGTGGTTTCCctttccctcatggccatggatagtaaagaatccaatggacgaggaactctactgcacgtgataaagcgagaaccgaatgctctagtaagctccttgaaagaatcaatggagcctgcccttaagccgtcaaaccatctcatggctacgggcgctaggctagaaggaaaaatcttgcataacaaagtttcattcctggaatgcactgccattctctggctgaaatggcttacgtgctccacaggatccgtccgaccattatAAAGAGTGAAAGCCGGTTGTGTGAAacgccgaggtaacctcccttcctccaatctgcgcgcgaagggtgatctggagatttggtgcaacgctcttcccattgcgtcatttcccaagcccctaggggggtagtctctgccCCGCCTctcatgcagattgtcttcctCGGAAGAGACATATTCACACCGGGGAGTTCCGGATCTCCGCTCGTAATTGTCATtctcggatccttccgaagaggggtcagaggccggaggagttctccttctccTCTCGTGACGCAGTCTCCtttttaggccgtcaatctctttctgcatggccctggcatttctcTCATAAGGGACTctacttcctccttgcgaatgactagcacttctgatggtgtgtgtagtatgtacacttccttctcggttctctccatgatcaggatgtaaggagtgatcctcacgctgggagctGACGGACTCTGCACTGCGTGGTGGTTCTGtccctaccatgatgtcctaaacttccttaaaaactaaattcccacagacggcgccaattgtaaggacacaattcaagttcccaaacaACGACTgggagaaaatgggcttgaaaggcctttcttcacaatgaatttgtagaggatgggtttgtaatttagatttcaaggatggtttagacaattacaaaaagaacgggctttgggcccaatggaacaaaacaaagaatcgtttgcaaagagtaagactgagaagtCGTCCTCGGATAATGTCCTCggatggtttataataatatttctcaagtttggatacaagtgttgattatcatttactattgattCTATCTCTTCTACTCAAAAAGTCCtccccttcttcgtatgcctttcctcctatttatatcttttttctttcccttcatcaccttccactttcctggttgcaatcctcatttttggatacttgtcccatccattcttccctaaagcccgctgggattagggaccaagttccaagctcgatgttcaggtcccatccttccatctatacagtcagcgtatcaatttacagagcttttaatgtatgggcggtggtagcaactttatttttagacattccaccgttctttctatCGCCCTCCACGTATATTGTGCATCtccataattgtaggactctttataatataacccaaggatactaaacttctcttcctatgtcctcggctttgtaatccgaggacaaatctactcctcggacgtatttggatatttaaatagtccacgaccattttgatgtcttcggattttgggtttccagcccaaaatacttcgttgggccatccttcatatactattgggcccaatacccctacacgTTCTTTTAGAGGGTTTGtgatctcttcttttttcttaagaTATCGCTTGCCCGACTACCTTTGACCCTGTCAATCAGTGGTTAGATGAACTCTAgtatacatatatttatatattttgcttatgttcatattttttttattgaaaggtGAATCTCAAGTTTGTGTTTTCCTATCAAATTGAGATAGATGTTTATTTCTTCAGTATTTTTCTACTCTTCTGACAATGGACTCTTCCTCCTCTCATACAAATGAATAGTGAGTAGGCAATTTTTACATTTGAGTATAATACTATTGGATACTTACACTTCTTCAAATTCTAAGTCTAATAGAAATTCTAACTCTCCCATTTACTGATtttactgtttatttattttgttattaaactATTTGTCTTTCTTACAAATAAACAATATTGGATGTGATATTGATAGTTTTCTATTTTAGTAAAGCACTGCTTCAtaactttcatatatatatgaatgcaTGCTAATTATTGGATTATATCTTCGTTGATGCATTTGTGTCACTTGGATTGAAGGTTCAGAAAAGTACATTTTTGAGTTACGACTTCTTTGGgtgtatattttaaatttttgagaagATAATCATATTGACAGAtatattaataagaaaatattagtAAGTGCATTTTTCCATAGAGGATGTATTATGTATATTGGAAGCTTCAAGGAGGCTGAAAATAATTATAAACGAATCATTACAATTCCATTAGTCAATTTGTGTTTATAAGTCATTACATTTTTAGATGTTTGAGAAAATTATAATCTGTGTTcaattgagatgaagattacGAGTAAATTGAGCATCCCATTTTGGAAATAGGGCCAAAATGTATTTGCTTTTGATAATAATCTCTCATTCTTTGCaagttttttcttgtttgtgAGAAACCTCCCCCTTTGTAGTTGGTTGGCCAACCATTAATTCTATTAATGATGGATTTAGAATGTTAGGTTAGTTGCGTAATAACATGGTTTTAAGTGGCAGAAGTATCTAAAAAtgatttatcatatatatattttgaatttgaggtaTTGCAAGTTTGCAATTGCTACAAATACTTAGTCACATAAAAAGATTAATAGAGAAAGACAAAAGGATATGTAGTAATTTTTTGCAAAGCATTTGCATCAAGTAGAATTCATGTTTGTGATTTCAGCCAATTTGATGTAGATATGGGAATAAGGAAAAAGTATACCACTAATGTTTGGGAAGCCTAAGTATACCATTGATAATTGTTAATTATCATTGTTGCAAATGTTATGTGCTGATCTGAATTATTGGATCTATATAGACCATATGAGTTtctaagtttcatttttttctttggttgagaCTTGAGACAATGAGTTCCTTTCCAAAGTATTATTGTTAATtgtgaattaaaaattttcataattgttcttcttttccttcttattattattattattattataaacaaatgcaagtatattttcaattattgaataattaaCGTTCTGTTGTaggtaattgaattatttcTGCCTCATATTATCAATGTAAGTTTGTTTTCAAAGCTTTAACAAACAACAATCTTCTTAGAATTTACATCCCTTAGTGATGATGGGGCAAGTTGCTGATTGTGATTTAATTTGTATCCCTTAGGATTTACTACAGATAACCATTTGAAATGCTATTTTTCTACATTGTCATTCTaatctatattttaaaattttactttttaaagttaCATATAGTCAATTAGGAAAAGGACCTATATCTTCAATCTCTTTTTACCATTCTATGATCCTTATGGAATCATAGAAATCAAGTGGTTCATGATGGGAAGACTCCAAATCCAATAAATGTCGTTCTCACACATTGCCAAATCTCTTGTATGCAGTTACCAGGAGGCCTTTAGAAATGGAAATTCCTAATCTCAAGATCACAACACACCAACTCATAAACATGTCTCCAATAGGGATTGGCAACACATTATCAAAGTAGTTTGTTGCAGGAAAAGGAAATTCAAACAAAGTGGCTATGCATATGaaatgatgatgccgaaaatcgttaGTGAGCTATATGGTCCTCACATGCTCCAAGCaagacctgcacaacacaaagggaagaagaagaacctacGAAGGGTACCGGTGTGGTATCGGTCAAATACCATctgacggtcaagttagagaaatttcTTGTTCACAATTCTAAAGTGCCAGAGTTGGGGTGAACTaagcgtaccttggtttgtgagggttttggggtttttgtagTTGCGTAGGACATCTGTTTCTTGGCGGAGAAGGTCTTTCTTTGTAGGGAAGATCTCCATTAATATGTGTATGTCGCAGGATACTTTCCTTGTAGGGATCCCCTTGATTAGGGTTAACTGTGGGGCGCAAGGTATTTCCTTATGTACATATTCTTGGAGGCTAAGTATATCCATTAATAGATTTGAAGGCAAAGTAGATAGGTGCCGTAGGAATTTGAATTGGTGGAGCAAAGTGGCTTTTGGGAATGTGACCCGAAAATTAAGGGAGAAGAAGAATTTCTTAGGGCTGGCCGAAGCTGAAGCAATTAGAGGAGGGAACTTTGCTTGGGTTTTGAGGCTGAACAAGGAAATTTCCAAACTCCTAGTGAAGGAGGAACAAATGTGGAAGCAACGGTCTCGCTCCTTATGGTTGCAAGAAGGGGATAACAACACAAGATATTTCCATAGTCGTGCCTCTCATAAATTTAGGAGGAATCGGATGGATAGCTTGGAAGATGCAAATGGGGAGTTGTGTAATGATGAAGATGGCATCTCTAGTATCTTGGTAGACTATTACCAACAACTCTTTACCTCGTCCAACTAGGCCATGGTTGAGGCTGTTGTTGATAAAATTCCATGCTCTATTAGTGATGAGATGAATGAAGAGCTCTTGGCTAACTTCACAAGGGAATAAGTTGTAGTGGCTTTGAAACGAATGGAACCCTTGAAAGCACTCGGGCCAGATGGGTCACAACCATTGTTCTTTCAACATTATTGGCAGGCGGTGGGGGATGATGTGATTGAGGCGGTACTGAGTTGTTTATCTACGGGCGTTATTCCCCCATCCATCAATCGTACTTTCATCACCCTTATCCCAAAGGTAAAAATCCCTTTaaaagtctttgaattctgcCCTACTTTATGCAACATTATCGAAAAGCTTGTTTCAAAGGTTGTTTCAAACAGGATGAAGGGTTTATTAccttttattatattggactctCAGAGCACCTTTCAATCCAATAAGGCAATTTCGGATAACATCCTTGTAACTTTTGAGACTCTTCATCACATGAAAAATCAGAAGTCAAAGAGGGAGGGTTCATGGCTCTTAAACTAGATATGAGTAAGGCATACAATAGAGTTGAGTGATAGTTCCTGGAGTTAACCATGAGAAAAATGGGATTTTGTAAGCGATGGGTGGACTTGATTATGTCTTGCATTGGTTCAGCCTCCTACCAAGTATTGGTGAATGGGGTTCCAAGAGGGGATATTTGGCTGACGAGAGGGATTAGACAGGGTGATCCTTTATCCCCATATCTCTTCCTGGTATGTTCAGAAGCTCTAAACCAACAACTACAATATGTAGCCAGTTCCGGAACAATTAGAGGCTTCTCCTTGTGTCGAGATGGTCCAAAAATCAGCCATTTATTCTTTGCTGATGACACACTGCTTTTTTGCCGAGCATCAATGGGAGATTTGGAGGTAATCCTCCATATCTTACAGTTATATGAGCTAGCCTTGGGGCAAAAGTTGAATAGAGAAAAAACCATGTTGGTTTTTAGTAAGGCTACTATGGAGGAACAAAGGATGGAGTTGGTGGAATTTTTGGGCATGAGCGAGGTTAGAGAGTACGAGAAATACCTTGGCCTACCGGCCATGGTGGGgccaaagaagaaagagagcctcaattacataaaagaaagagTGTTGCATAAACTCCAAGGGTGGAAGGAGAGGCTCTTATCTTAAGCGGGTAAGGAAGTATTGCTTAAGGCGGTGGTTCAAGCAATTCACATCTTTGCAATGAGTTGCTTCAAACTCCCAACGGGGCTCATACAAGATATTGAGAGGTTGATtaggaaattttggtgggggcaacGGGGAGATCAACGTAAAATCCATTGGAAGAATTGGGAGACCTTGTGCAAACCAAAGGCATTAGGGGGAATGGGCTTCAAGGACTTGGAGAAGTTCAATGAGGCGATGTTGGCAAAACAAATGTGGAGGTTACTAACCGACCACACATCGCTGTTTTACAAGGTTTTTCGAGCCAAGTACTTCTCAAGGGGCTCGGTTTTGGATGCCAAACCTTCTTCGGAAGGTCATATGCTTGGCAAAGCATTGTAAAAGCTAAGAAGCTTTTTCAATCGGGTTTGTTGTAGAGGGTAggagatggaaaaaaaataaaactctatgGGGACAGATGGTTGCCTGGGGAGGGACCTGCCAAGGTTGTCTCGCCTCTAAATAGCATCTCAGCTGAGTGGTCAGTAAGCAGGCTGTTGAACCCATATGGGGTTGGTTGGAATGCCCAGTTGGTGGATGCCATGTTCCTTCCTTTTGAAGCCCAACGGATCAAAGGTATTCCCATTTGTGTCACTAAACAAGAAGATTGTGTGTCATGGCCAAAATGCAGAACCAACCTCTACTTTGTAAAATATGGGTATCAAATGCTATGTGAAGCCAAGGCAAATGGTGTGTCTTTGGGGTCTACGGATGAGGGCGTAAAACTCTTTTGGAAGAACATTTGGCATACCAAAGTGCCTAACAAGATTAAAGTCTTCCGTTGGCGGGCATGCTCAAATGCTTTACCAACAAAAGTGGGGCTTCACAAAAGAAAGGTTATTGACAACCCAATCTGTGATCAGTGTTTAAAGGGAGTTGAGGATGAGGTTCATGTTGTTTGGGGTTGTGAATGTATCCACTTGGCTTGGGAAGCTCCATTTGCAGCGGTAAGGTTGAAATACCCCAGGGTGGAAACTATGTGGGATCTGGCTAGTATCGTCTATGTTAAAACCGGTGAGCTTGATAAATTTGCCATGGTTGCCTGGGCGTTATGGCGCAGAAATAAACTTCGATGCAAGGAGACAAGTACAACGGTCCACAAAATCTACAAAGCACCTTGTCTCTTTTGGTCGAGTTTCAGCAGAAAGGGCCAAGGTTAGTTGGTCAAAGCCACTCTAGTACGAACCAGTGGCAGCTTGCTTGCTTACTTccaagtgcaggagatcgtagcaatataattctcggagtaccgaggttgaaccacaaggagcaggataaattcaaagacaatataattaaataacaatttgggtgaagaagaaaaatacttttgcttggtgattattaacaagaataataataaaaaccgatttaaatcaataatgtaaatactagggcatcggggtgtttccctatatcgatatgagattttttgtgatctaagaaaatatttattttataattgattgttcttatacaattaaaaacttatgattcggttgaattgagacaattcaagaacgtATGATAACCTCGATTAATAATGCAGTTAGAAAAACTTTTcagaaaaacccattcactttaaaatctgttttctatttgaaactattagaaattcatctaaacaataagaaaaacatgattgaacttattgaaagcatggaagaactaatacatcaaaagaaatctaattgaacaatcacaTATAtcgttgataaaatcctagaaagaatcacattgaatattcatactatatagaagaaacataacctctagccctagcaaagagtttagattgccattagagaaagaaaaatacaaggttttctatGCCCAAAATTCTTTCTCACAacctcccttcaaaaccctaacataaaagtgtcttaagaaaataaaacttttactatttttaatttccGTCCAGGTTTACAGcggtaacttgtgagttaatttcggccttcaaattttgataatttcaaaaacctcaaaactGGAAAGATGTAGATAATTAAGTCACGGTTCCAACACATCTagccttgtgtcaattggatttttgatgaGAGAGATACGTCCAAAATACTGATCAGTGCtcaaatcagatttttccttttcagattctgcctctttggtttctttccttatttgaaccTTCCAATTAGAGTAGACGATTcaagcactccagctgcaccttcttagacatttaagcatggtcctttagctccactttaattctagtttggcctccgttctctcacaaattcttgtaaactcatctttctcacatgatttcctgaaagtagaaaattacacacaatgaatgacatcttgttcaagaaattatgcaaagataaataatagggactaatgcaaatcatggcttcattatacaaattaagcatagtaataaggagataacgcccacataaatatataacaagtacacattttaaggcgttatcacaCCCCCCAACTTAAATCTTGCTAGTCCCTAGCAATCGTCAAAGCACCCATGTCTactaaaagtgaaaaattaaaactaaaatacaagCCACTTTCGTAGGCTACACAATTGTACTTCCCATGTGCAGCAAATCTTCGAACCCCTAGGTCACCCTAGTGGACGAGTTTACTCTCGTGAGAGTTTGCAGTGACTCTACCCACAAAAGTCAAAGGTTTCCTGAAAATTCCTGTAGCAAATGTTAGTCTGCTTTATCATTATATCATACAaattaactttcaattttgtgttgggatactattcatcatattaaAGAGTTTTCACTAGCTTCACTTttggagtgtgtgtgtgtgtgtgtgcatagcCCATCCAATCAAACCGGCTTTTCCAAACATGCATAGACCAAGAATAATTTATATTAGAGCCTTTACTCCAAAACCTCTCTTAAGTTATCAACACTCTAAAAGAACACACATAGAAGTAATGGTTTCTCTCTTCAAATCACATGTGAaccaaaaggaaagaagaagttttAAGAATATCACGTGTATACAAGAACAGCCGCTAAAACAACGAAAAAAGATCTCTTGGAATGGATGTTGAATTCCTGGAAACATGAGGTTAATACCATTCTCATCCCTAGTTTTTATCCCAAACACATACCAGCCATGCACCTTTAGGATCAAGTAGGACTTTACGCTCAGTGGTAGTATAATCTTATGGCTAGGTAAAGGCAAAACTGCCCTCTTTGATATATGAGGTATATGAATCAAATGCATAAAATTCAagccaaacccaactcatagcgATAATAGCCAACTTGAATCAAAATAACCTTTACTCAACCCTTCTGAAATACATGAAAGATGTGTAAGACACCAATGCTTTATTGATTGATTATATATgtctcctctttctttctttttttttttaaatctttttttatcttcttttttctttttctttttttttttttgaagaaaagagagacaatGGTGGTATCTAAACACATAAATTGCTCAAAACCTGAACCCCCCATGAGAATacccataaataaaaatgttttgtggtATTGTAGAAGTATTTCTCATGGCTCAAATGATGGTGACAATGATTAATGTAAAGGTAGGCTGAATATTTGTTTAGCTAGTGACAAATAATTGGTGGTCTAAGGCTCTCATCTCCTAAAATTCCACAGAAAACCAGCATGCCTAAGGACAAAAATAAGTAGGATCATGGTATATCTCCCCATAATATTTCCAGTagtcaaccaaaaaatatagagatCTCTTACAAAATTTGAAGCATATGAGAGAAATTTAAGAGTTCAAACAAAGATATACTCTCACAAAGAAAAGTAAGGCTCAAGAACTCTCCATATGGGTTGAGTTTCAGCTTATATCTAGCTTGTTCATGATCCATGCATATCCAACATCCAACCGTCTACTAACCTAGCTATTGTGCTCAAAAGTTTCCAATTGTGCTCTTGATGAAAGAGTCTTAATATAGCAAATAGTATAACCAACTCAGCATTATTCATTCCATCACATGATATAAAAATACAGCTTATAACTCTTCtgcattcaaattcaaaattttttttttgtttttttttttagaattgaaaagttgcaactaaaaagaaagaaagaaaaaatcatgcAAGGTGTAGCAAAATGTGTAGACCTCTCCCCCCAACTAAAATATTATGTTGTCCTCAATGTATCAAAGCCAAAATAAATTCAAGTATAGAGGAAAGAGTTACCTTAAGcatttaaatggttttttttttttttttgaaatttctttcatACCTCCAAATGTTAgctcacaaaaaaataataataataacaagacaaaaaacaaaaaacaaaaacaaaaacaaaagacaaaaagaaaaaaaaaagaaaaaagaaaattaagacaAATATGGTACAACTTCATAAGGCTCTTTCAGAGATCATGTAGCATCCTAATAGGCAGGGATTTCCAGTGACATAGTCTCCTCCTCTGGTATAACTCCCCCTAAGAATGGTTTTAACCTTTGTCCATTTACTTCAAAATCCTACCATCCCTAGGGTCCTCAACTACTACAGCTTCATGGTTAAACACTTCCCTTACAATGAAAGGGCCATCCCACTTAGGTTTTAACTTACTTGGGCCTAAATATGCATATTTAAGACCACTGGGCAGCGGCTTAAGCTCCAGCTGTGGTGCCTCTTCACTTGAATGcacgagttttttttttttttttttcattctctgGTAGCTCCTTAAATCAAGGCTTCCATCCTTCATTAACTACCATCATATGTTGTTCTTCCAAAACTTGTGAGGaatccaacaaagaaaaattttcagataCATGAATATTACATTCTAAATCATAAGAACCAACAGAATTATTAAGAAGAGTTTCAAGAGGGTCAAAAAAGCAATTCTTATTAAACTCTTCTTGAACCACCGCCCCAATGAGGTTCACATAAGCACAGTCATCATCCTCATGTGGTTGTTTAGCCACATGAAATATGTTTAGCTCCAAAGTCATGAAACCAAAAGTGAGTTGCATCCTTCCATTCCTGCAATTAATTAAAGTATTGATTGTGGTAAGAAAAGGTCTACTCAAAATAATAGGGGTATGAACACTAGGATGTAAAACAGGTTAGTAATCTAGAACAATAAAATCAACTGGATAATAAAAGTGTTCAATTTTCACGAACACATCCTCAAGAATGCCTCTCGGCTCCCTTACAGAGCGATCAGCCAACTGTAAAGTTATTGAAGTAGGTTTTAACTCACTAAGTCCAAGTTTTTGATATAGACTGAAAGGGATCAAATTAACACTTGCCCCAAGATCTAGCAATGCATGCTCCATGATGTAATCTCCAATAGTACAAGTGATTGTAGGACAACCTGGATCCTTATACTTTGGTGGGGTATTATGTTGAATAACTGCACCTACCTGTTCTGTTAGGAATTTGGTCTTCTTCACATTGTGCTTTCTCTTGATGGTGCGTAAGTCCTTAATTACCTTGGCATATGCAGGCACTTGCTTGATAACATGCAATAATGACAAATTTATCTTGacttgatgcaaatgctctaatatCTCAGATGTGGTGTCCAATTTCTTAGGTAATTTTAAGGGTTGTGAAAATGGTAGAGGGATTGGGCATTGTTCAATTTTACCAAATCCAAGTGACTCAGTTGCATCCTTCCCTTTCTCAACTGGGATCTCCTTAGATTTCTTAGTTATTAAATGAGCACTTTTATCAATCTCTTTACCACTCCTCAAAATGGTCACAACTTTTACTTCCTCGTGTTTATCCTTAGAGctaatttctaaattttgatTGATGGGATTAGTTTGAGTTTGGGAAGgaagcttctctctctctatcccaCTCAATGAATTTGTAAGCTTAGTTATATGACTCTTGGTCTCTCTTACCTCTTCATCTAGCCTAGTGAGCATGGATTCAAACTTTTGATTTTGCTCACTTTGCCTTTGAATGAAAGTACTAAGTGCATCCTCCAAGGAAGTtctagatgatgatgatgatgatgatgatgcatgtggtgaattaaaattccttggacCAGAAGGATTCAACACATTGTCACTCTTATAACTCAAATATGGATGGTTTCGCATATTTGGAttataattgttagaatatGAAGAATTGTTTGGCCAATATGAATTAAATGCATGTACTTGTTCTTCTGGCACatttaaaaatgatgaaagtgaTGCACATTCATTTGTAGCATGGTTTATCTCATGACAGATTTTACACACATCCATTGGGTCCTCTCTAAAGGTAGCATTAACACTCTTACTTCCTTTCATTTTGAGTGCTTCTTTAGTTAACATACTAATTTTTGCACTCATGTTATCATCTTCCCTCAAATTGAAAACACTTCCACTAGAAGTGGTAGTGTTAGTTCTAGTCCTATTAGTGGAGTCCATAGGGCTAGGTCCAGTCCATGTGTTAGAGTTTTCAGCTATCTCATCAAGATAATCCATTGAAAATAGCTAACCAACCTCCAATCTATCGGTCCCTAGGTGTAAGTCCTTCATAAAAATAGCTAACCAACCTCCAATCTTCATACCCATGAGTTGGGCAGAAATTGAAAAGATCTTTGTACCTTTCTCAAGCTTGGTATAAGGTCTCATTTTCTCCTTGGACAAAACTAGCTATCCTTCTTTTTACTTGTTGGACTTTGTGGGGAGGAAAATGTTTCTTAGAAAACTCTTTGGCCATCTCCCCCCAACTACCTGTAGACCTAGGTTTCAAGGTGTAAAGCTAACTTCTTGCCTTATCCttgagagaaaaaggaaagaaacataACTTAGCAGTGTCAATAACATTTTGTGCATAGAAACTACTAATTACCTTTTCAAAAGCTCTAACATGGACATaaggattttcattttcttgtcccTTAAAGTCAGGAAGTATTGCTAATAAACCTTGTTTTAATTCTACATGTGGTGCATTAGGTGGAAACATGATGCATGAAGGAACAGAATTTTGTGTGGGATGCAACAATTCATACATAGTTCTTCTATTCTCCTCATGATTATTATGTGTTTTATCACCCATGATTGATGAAGAAGGTGAAGGTGAAGGTGTGTCAAAAAGATTACCAAAGTATGtttcaaaaatttctaatcCGCCTCTCTCGTTTCTAACCCAAATGCTCATGCAACAATGAAtacacaatcaaataaaataaataaaaacaaacaaaaaaataaaaacaaaataagggaaaaaaatggaaCGAAGTTACCAATAGAAGAATTTCCACCAACTATgctttgctaaaaaaaaaaaaaaactacctttGAACACGTAGCAACTCCCCGGCAACAACGCCAAaattgcttgctcactcccaagtgtaggagatcgtagcaatataattctcggagtaccgaggtcgaaccacaaggagcagggtaaattcaaagacaatataattaaataacaatt
This genomic stretch from Castanea sativa cultivar Marrone di Chiusa Pesio chromosome 9, ASM4071231v1 harbors:
- the LOC142608915 gene encoding uncharacterized protein LOC142608915: MSQDTFLVGIPLIRVNCGAQGISLCTYSWRLSISINRFEGKVDRCRRNLNWWSKVAFGNVTRKLREKKNFLGLAEAEAIRGGNFAWVLRLNKEISKLLVKEEQMWKQRSRSLWLQEGDNNTRYFHSRASHKFRRNRMDSLEDANGELCNDEDGISSILAVGDDVIEAVLSCLSTGVIPPSINRTFITLIPKVKIPLKVFEFCPTLCNIIEKLVSKVVSNRMKGLLPFIILDSQSTFQSNKAISDNILVTFETLHHMKNQKSKREGSWLLN
- the LOC142608916 gene encoding uncharacterized protein LOC142608916, whose translation is MLTRLDEEVRETKSHITKLTNSLSGIEREKLPSQTQTNPINQNLEISSKDKHEEVKVVTILRSGKEIDKSAHLITKKSKEIPVEKGKDATESLGFGKIEQCPIPLPFSQPLKLPKKLDTTSEILEHLHQVKINLSLLHVIKQVPAYAKVIKDLRTIKRKHNVKKTKFLTEQVGAVIQHNTPPKYKDPGCPTITCTIGDYIMEHALLDLGASVNLIPFSLYQKLGLSELKPTSITLQLADRSVREPRGILEDVNGRMQLTFGFMTLELNIFHVAKQPHEDDDCAYVNLIGAVVQEEFNKNCFFDPLETLLNNSVGSYDLECNIHVSENFSLLDSSQVLEEQHMMVVNEGWKP